Genomic segment of uncultured Flavobacterium sp.:
TTAAATCTTTTTCATAATATTTAATTGCATTTTCATACTGACCTTTACTATGATAAAATTTCCCAATTTCTTTTGCAACATCAACATTTGGATCGTTATCAAAATAAGATATTGCTTTTTCTAAATCAGGCGCATACTTCGGGTTTTTATTCACATAAATTAAAAACTCATTTAAGGTACGATGCTTAATTTTTGAATCAATTTTTGAACTTGACAAAATCACATTCATTGATTTAATTGCTTTGTCGGCTTGATTTGCATCCAAATATCCTTTGAATAAACTTACTTGTGCCCACTCAGAATTTGGAATTTCCTTAGCCAATTGTTTCGCAACTTCTAACGCTTTATCTGTTTCTTCTGTTTTCGAATATATAAAAATCAGGTCGACATAATTCGATTCTTCTTTTGGATTTTTTTTAATCTGCTCAATCAGGTTTGAAGCTTCGGCGTTTTGATATTTGCCCTGAGACATAATTTGCATTTTATATCGATCACGATCTTCTGATTTTCCAAATTTATCATTCATTTCATTGATCGCCAAAAGTGCTTTGTCATATTGATTGGTAATCATATACAACGAAATCAAATCGTCTTTGTACTCTTCATCAAAAACAATTATTTTCTGAATTGTTTCAATTGCCAAAGGATAATTTTTGGTTTCATAACTTACATCATAAATCCCTAACCAAAACCATTTATTCTTTGGGTCTAATTGAGTCGCTTTTTCAAAAGAGGTCTGGGCATTACTATATTGTTTTAGAGCCAGATAATTTTTCCCTAATTCAAAATAAGCTACAGCATCATTAGGTTTCAGCTTGATACATTTCTCTAATGATACAATAGCTTTATCATAATTTTCAATTCCTTTTTGTTTTAAAGATTCATAAAAAGAGTCTTGATACTCATCTTCAGCCATAGCAATATCTTCCGGTTCAGTTTGAGCCATAACCAAAGTTGGATTGCTAAGCAAAACGAAAAATAAAATTGCTAAAACTCCTTTTTGTATCATTTCTAAAATTTAATCTTTAAACAAAAACGAATTTACTTAAAACTATAATTTATTCTAAAACCGAATAATCTCCAATACTGATACTGCTAAATTTACCATCATAAACAACGTGATTTCCAATCATTGCATTGTCTAAACTCGCATTTTTTATTTGAGAAAAAGTCTGCACTAAACTGTTTTTAATAACACTATCGCTTACGTGACAACCTTTACCAATTGATACATTTGGACCAATTGTTGTGTTTTTTAACACTACATTTTCTCCAATATAACATGGTGGAATAATTGTTGAATTTTCCAGTTTTACATCATAATCTACTAAATGTTCTCCGTCATTATGCAGGAATCCCAACATTCTGGAATTTGTTTCTACCGTAACATCTTTGTTTCCGCAATCCATCCATTCGTCAACGCTGCCAGTTTTAAAAACTTTTCCGTTAGTCATCATCGCTTTAATTCCGTCGTTGATTTGATACTCTCCACCATTCTGAATATTATTATCCAGAACACCTTGAAGTTCTTTTTTCAAATCTCCAACTTCTTTAAAATAATAAATTCCGATAACTGCTAAATCGCTGACAAATTCTTTTGGTTTTTCAACCAATTCTACAATTTCGTTATAATCATTTAATTTAACAACTCCAAAAGCTTCCGGCTGTTCTACTTGTTTAACCCAAATTACAGCATCTGCTTCCGGATCTAATTCAAAATCAGCTCTGATTAAAGTATCTGCATAAGCAATTACAGCGGGTCCAGATAACGATTCTTTGGCACACATAATAGCGTGACCTGTTCCTAATGGTAAATCCTGACGATAGATTGAAGCTTTAGCGCCCAAACTTCCGGCCAATTCCTCCAAACTTGCCACAAGATCATCTCCAAAAAAAGCAGGATCTCCTAAAATAAAAGCAACTTCTTCAATAGGTTCTTTTAAAATTTTGGCAATATCTTCAACCAAACGATGAACGATTGATTTTCCTGCAACGGGAATTAATGGTTTTGGAACTGTTAATGTATGTGGCCTAAGTCTTGATCCTCGACCTGCCATTGGAACGATTATTTTCATTTTTGTTTTTATTTTTTATGGGAAGATCTGTTAAAATCTTCTTAGTTTGGTTCTAGATTTTTAATCTCAAAGATTAATTTATTTTCGCTTCGTGCTGAAATTTTAACCGCAAAGTTCACAAAGTTTTTTTCGCAAAGATTACAAAGTTTTTCATTTCATTTTTAAGGTCACAAAGTGCAAAAACTGATTACTGTGACTGCGACTAAAAACTATTTTACTCCAGTACTTCCAAATCCGCCCTCGCCTCTTGATGTTTCAGAAAGTTCTTCAACTTCTATCCACTCCGCTCTTTCGTGTTTGGCTATAATTAATTGTGCAATTCTTTCTCCGTTTTCAATTACAAATTCTTCATTTGATAAATTTACTAAAATTACACCTATTTCACCTCTATAATCTGCGTCAACGGTTCCCGGAGAATTTAAAACCGTTACTCCTCTTTTTGCTGCTAATCCGCTTCTTGGTCGAACTTGTGCTTCGTAACCAATAGGCAACTCAATAAAAAGTCCCGTTTTTACAATGGCTCTCTCTAATGGTTTTAACGTAATAACTTCAGTTAAATTGGCACGCAAATCCATTCCTGCCGAAGCAATTGTTTCGTAGTTTGGTAAAGCGTGTTGTGATTTATTGATAATTTGTATTTTCATTTTTATTCTAAAAGCTTAAAAAGTAAGCTTATTTTTTATTCATAATTCCCTTAATTGTGTCTTTTTCGTTATGATAAACAAAGTAGATAAAGCCTAAAAATAACGGAATTCCAACAAAATAATTTTCTCTAAATCCATAAAAAGAAATAGCCGAAAACACTATTGAAATTCCTAAATAAGCTCCAATTTTATTCATATCATAAGGTATCGGATAATATTTGTTTCCTAAAATATAAGAAATCAACATCATGCTTCCGTAAGCAGAAATGGTTGCAATTGCAGAACCATAGTAACTGTATTTTGGAATTAAATAATAATTTAAAACCAAAGTCAAAATAGCGCCTACAATCGAAATATAAGCCCCTATTTGTGTTTTGTCTGTCAGTTTATACCAAACTGATAAATTGTTGTAAATTCCTAAAAAGAAGTTCGCCAGGATAATCAACGGAACTACTTTCATTGCTTCCCAATAGGATTTATTGTCAAGCAAAAGATATTTCAGAACGTCTGCAAAAACAATAACTCCCAACAAAATTAACGATCCCAGAATAACAAAATATTTTGTAATTACGGCATAAGTTTGTGGTGCGTTCTCACTTTTAGCATGACTAAAAAAGAAAGGTTCGATTCCTAATCTAAAAGCTGTTGCAAACAGAACCATAAATAATCCTAATTTATAACAGGCTGAATAAGCACCGACTTCAGATTTTGCAAGGTTTTCCGGTAATAAATATCCTAAAAGAATTTTATCAAAATGCTCATTTACTGCAAATGCTAATCCGGCAACCAAAATTGGTAAACCGTATTTCATCATTTTTTTCCAAAGTACCGGATCAAATTTTCTTCCCAATGAAAGATAATTTGGCGAAAGCACAATAAAAGTGGCTAAACTCGCCAGAAGATTTGCAATAAAAATATAAGCAATCTGGAAATTCTCTACATATAAATTATCCCAAACCGAATTAGGATTTGAAGCGGCCAGTTTAGGCAAATACATTAAGAAGAATATGTTTAGCAATAAATTGATTAGTACATTTCCAATTTTAATTGCTGCATAAACCTTTGGTCTTTGATTGGCTCTAAGTTTAGAAAATGGTATTAAAACCAAAGCATCTAAAACTAAAATCCAAATGGTATAAGTAACATATTGTACGTCAACTTCTGCAAGACTTGCAAGTGTATTTCTAAAAATTAATGCTGCAAATAAGAAAATTATCGACGACCAAAATATGGATATTGTAGAAGTTGCAATTACGTTTTTCTTATCTTCTTCGTTACTATAAAATCTAAAAAAAGCGGTTTCCATTCCGTAAGAAAGTACCACGTTAAAGAAAACCATCCAAGACAAAACGATCGAAACTTCTCCGTATTCTGCAGTTGGTAAAATACCTGTATACAATCTGACCAATAGAAAACTTAGCATTCGCGGCAGAACCGTTGCTAATCCATAAATAGCAGTTTGTTTGAATAGATTTTTATATAATCCCAAAATATATGTGTGTAATAAAATTTATAAAACAAAAATAACCAATTCTTTGGTTTAATGTTGATTTATTAGGTTCAATAAAAAAACTTGTCCCTAAATTTAATGAGTCATTTTGTTTTCGTCTACTATTTTAACAAAATGAAAACCTTTTGGTCCATATCCTTGGTTATAATAAAAACGATGTGCGGCAAAATTTCCGGTAAAAGCATCTAAAACTATACTACTGCAATCTGTGTCTATGGCTTTTTGTTCAATATAATCTGTCAGTAATTTTCCAATTCCTTTAGATCTAACCTCAGGATTTACGACAAAATTATCTATTTCAAGATACTTTCCCGTCCATAATTTAGTCGAGGACCAACAGCCGGTAATACCCAAACAAACTCCATTTTCAAAAACACCAATCTGAATATAATTATGCGGAACCATATCTGAAAGGTATGTTTTATATTTCTCGACAGATAAATTTGGATAAAGAAATCTCATGGTTTCAATTTGTGCCAACATTTCTTCGACCGTAGTAAGTTCTTGTATTTGAAGTTTCATTGTAATAAAAAAATAAGATTTCAAAAATACTCATTTTTTTCATTGCGCTGTTATATTAATAAGAACATCTTCATGTGAAAAATCTATAATAAATAGCAAAAATTATATAAATTTCCTGAAGTACTTCTGTCGTAACTTTGTATTCAAGGGAATGAGAAAAGCTAAAATACAACCCTCAAAAAAGCAAAGCACCGGGACTAATAAAGCTAGTTTGCTCCCATAAAAGACAAGCAATACAGAGTATAAATCTGTATCTATATTTTTATAAAATGGTTCAGATTCTCAGTTTTTGAATTTTGGATTTTGGATAAATTGAGAATCTCCATTTTATAAATTTACTTCAAAAATAACAACCCTATATATAAAAAAAGGGCCAACAATTACTTGTTGGCTCTTTTGCTTTTATCTTAAAATTAAAAATTTATCTACATGATCTAACCTTTTATTGTAATTTAAAAAATTGAATCTAGTCCTTCTGAGTTCAAAAAACCATATTTAATTTTTTAAACACAAAAATCAAAAGCTACTCTTCTAAATCACACTTTAGATATCGGTTCATTTTGTTAGATTTTAAAACATTATGACTTAAAAAAGTAAAAAGGATAAGTACATTTTCACTCCATTTTTTAAACTAAATAGGTATCTAATAAATAAAAAGTTAATCATTAGAAGAAACTAAATTCTTTTTTGGAAAATTAAAAAATATTGAAGTTAAAATAGGTATAAAGAAAATTGCTACAGTCAAAACAGAAATACCAATATCAGCAGTATGACTACCTAAGAAAACACTAAATGGACTTTCAGGATAAAAATGCTCCACTAGAGATAACGTTAATTTAATACCTAAAATTGCAATTACTATGAAAGCCGCAGTTTCAAGAAAATTATATTTCTCCATTAGTTTTACAAACCATTGCGCAATAAAACGCATTGCCAAAATACCTATGAAAACACCGATACAAACTAAAATAATATTGGGTGTAAAAGCTACAGCTGCAAAAACATTATCAATAGAAAATGCCATATCCATTAATTCAACAAGACATACTGTTGCCCAAAAAGTACCTAATGATCCAACTGTGAGTTTATATAGCCAATTACTTTCTTTGTCTATTGTATCATCATCTTCACTTTCAGTTTGTTTACTTTTCCAGTAATCATAGACTAAGTATAGTAAATACAATCCTCCCAGTGGTTTAAGCCACCAAATTTTTATTAGAAAAGCAGCAAAAATCATAGCCAATCCTCTAAAGAAATAAGCTCCCCAAATACCATATTTTAGTGCTTTATCCCGTTGATTTTGTGGCAAGTCCATTACCATTGTAGCCAAAACAGCCGCATTATCAACCGAAAGTAAACTTTCAATAATTATTAGATTTCCAATAATCGCTAATGATGCTCCTGGATGGCTGATTATTTCTTGCCATAGTGTGCTAATGTGAAGAATTAATTCGTTCATTTTTAAATATTAATTAGGTTAGATTTTAAATTATTTATTGGCCATTGTAACTACTATAACTCTGCCGCCACCTTCTTTTGAAAGCAGTATTTTTTTACCATCTGTAAGCTCGAGCATTGTACCGATAGGAATTTCTTTGTTTTCAGTAACGTCTTTTAATGATGTCAGCTTTTGATTGACAAATACCCACTTATCATTATAGAAAGTAAAATAACCTACAGGCACTTTTTGTTCTGCCGTCAATTTTTCATTTCGCGCAATATTACGATTAACATGCCATTGACACAAATATTGATCGTTATAAACCATTAATCTATGATTCTCGGGTTTCCAGACGGTTTCCTGAAACTGATAATAGAGATCTAAAACCGGAAGCGTGCCTTTGTGAGCCGTATTACAAAACGGACATCTTGGTGTATTTGTGTTGTCAAAAACATACCATTTTTGTTCACATAAAGCGTTATGGCATTTCTGCATTAAATCAGTTGTTTTCAATAATGCAATTTCCCATTCTTCGGCATTTGGTCTTTGCATTGGGTTGTGTAATCCGTCTATAAAAACTTTATCAAATAAGGTTTTTAAATACGGGCCTATAATGGTATACGGCAATTTGGTTATATCGGCCCAGGGCAAATCCCATTTAGAAACCTGATTGAGTTTTGGTCTGTTTGTGGGATCAGTTGGATGTTCTACAAACATTGCTTTTTCTCCCATCGATAACAAATCATCTTTTTCGGTATCAAGGTCATGCACCTTTCCTCCTTTTAAGGGATGTCTGTGCAATAAAAACATATAGATTAAAACCGGTAATGCATGTAAATCTGTCAATCTGCTTGGTAATTTTCTATCTGGATCTGTTTTATTTAAATGTTTGGTCGAAAGTACTTCTGGAGCTATAAACTCGGCTGTTCCAATTACTTCGGCCGGAAATAAACCCGGAACTACAAGTCCATCCAAATCAATCATACAAGCCGATTTATTGATTGGATCTATTAGAACATTATTGTATGACAAATCAGAATGTGCTAATCCCATGGCATGCATTTTTTTTACACCGCGGGTCAAATTAACACAAACCTGAAAATAACTCAGCCAATCGCCTAATTCTGATTTTGCTACTCGGAGCGGAAAATGCGGATTTCTAAATTTTGATCCCGCAAACCATTTTCCGTTTTTTTCTTTTCCCTGAATTAAATCGCTGGTTTCATATCCTTTTCTAAAGAAAAATTTAGAATCATAAATAGGCACAATGATTCCAGTTAATCCGTTATGCTCAATAACATCAGTTGGCCATCTGTATACTTCGTTTAGATAATAATCGCCTGCATCTCCGTTTTGAATTTGAACTAAATATTTATTTGTTATTCTTTGCAGTCTCTCTTTTTGATTAAAATCTAGTTTTTCTCTAAAAATCGCTACTACATATTTTCTATCGGGACTAAAATAAACATCCTTTACACCACCGCGCATAGGTTCGCCATTATCTACAAACTGATAGGATTTGGAGTTGTCATTAATAGATTTTACTGTAATCGTACTCATACTTAATAAATTATAGCAAGGGTTCTGTCGTCATGATTTCCCGGACTCCAAAAATCCATCCAGGTCGAAAGCTGTTGTGCAATTTCAGGGTTTTCCGGATCAAAATCAACTTTAATTCCATCTTCATTTTTTTCCTTTTAAATCTTCCAGAAAATCGTTCCATTTTTCGACTTTTTCCAAATTGGCTTCAACTACAAATTTAGGATCGTAAATTCCGTCTGTCATCAGCATTAAATAAGAGAAATCATCGACTAATTTAAAACCAAATCGCGTCGAAAATTTATCATTTTGAAAAATTTCGGGCATGGTAATAAAACGCGTTCCGCCGCCAAAATCACCAACATCAAGCCAGTTCATTAATTTTATTTCGGTTAGATCTTTATTTAATAACCCAATTGGGCAGTCACCAATTCCGAATGTTAGAACGGCATATCCAAAATCATATTTTTTAACCAAAGTAAAAATTAAAGTAGCATGAAAGTTCTTTAAATCGGTTTTGTTTTCTATTGCGAATTCTTCTATTTTTTGATGTGCAAAATGTGCTGCTTTTGAAAGGTTTTGATAAACAAAATGACTTATTTTTTTTGATGTTTCCTCGCTTACTTTATTATGATGATCGGCCAAAACCTGATCAAATTCTTTTAGATTTTCTGCTTTCAAATTTTCTTCAAAATATTGAATAACTGAATTACAGGCTAAATTTGATCCTTTTCTTGATAATTTTGCCGAACCCGCTCCATCAGAAACGGCGAGAACACTCCAGCCTGTTTCTTTGAAATTTTTAAATGCAAAATCGTCTTCTCTAAATGAGCCGACATTAGCATGACTTCTTCCTCTTTTTGATGCTATTACAATGTTTTTATCTAAAAATTTAGCAGCAACGGCTTCATTATCCGGTTTCGAGAAAGGATCGTTTTTATCGCTTTCAAGATTTTTCCATAAAGATTTTGGATCTGGATTTACAATAAGTGTTATTATTTTTTCATTT
This window contains:
- a CDS encoding GNAT family N-acetyltransferase gives rise to the protein MKLQIQELTTVEEMLAQIETMRFLYPNLSVEKYKTYLSDMVPHNYIQIGVFENGVCLGITGCWSSTKLWTGKYLEIDNFVVNPEVRSKGIGKLLTDYIEQKAIDTDCSSIVLDAFTGNFAAHRFYYNQGYGPKGFHFVKIVDENKMTH
- a CDS encoding PP2C family serine/threonine-protein phosphatase → QPVSIPNGTVNKKYLAKIDFNTLGWNDIISFEIKGLENTGLEFNQNNELVGVPEISGDLKIKLVFRVQDEPEDSVLNEKIITLIVNPDPKSLWKNLESDKNDPFSKPDNEAVAAKFLDKNIVIASKRGRSHANVGSFREDDFAFKNFKETGWSVLAVSDGAGSAKLSRKGSNLACNSVIQYFEENLKAENLKEFDQVLADHHNKVSEETSKKISHFVYQNLSKAAHFAHQKIEEFAIENKTDLKNFHATLIFTLVKKYDFGYAVLTFGIGDCPIGLLNKDLTEIKLMNWLDVGDFGGGTRFITMPEIFQNDKFSTRFGFKLVDDFSYLMLMTDGIYDPKFVVEANLEKVEKWNDFLEDLKGKK
- a CDS encoding tetratricopeptide repeat protein, yielding MIQKGVLAILFFVLLSNPTLVMAQTEPEDIAMAEDEYQDSFYESLKQKGIENYDKAIVSLEKCIKLKPNDAVAYFELGKNYLALKQYSNAQTSFEKATQLDPKNKWFWLGIYDVSYETKNYPLAIETIQKIIVFDEEYKDDLISLYMITNQYDKALLAINEMNDKFGKSEDRDRYKMQIMSQGKYQNAEASNLIEQIKKNPKEESNYVDLIFIYSKTEETDKALEVAKQLAKEIPNSEWAQVSLFKGYLDANQADKAIKSMNVILSSSKIDSKIKHRTLNEFLIYVNKNPKYAPDLEKAISYFDNDPNVDVAKEIGKFYHSKGQYENAIKYYEKDLKANSDTDRETNLLLLEAYALAKQFEPMTKRAMTMIEVYPSQSQFYYYAGLGNNKLQQFKNAKTVLEMGLDYVVDDKTLEANFNIQLGEAYNGLGDAKKKEEYFLKANELLKQKK
- a CDS encoding serine/threonine-protein kinase, which translates into the protein MSTITVKSINDNSKSYQFVDNGEPMRGGVKDVYFSPDRKYVVAIFREKLDFNQKERLQRITNKYLVQIQNGDAGDYYLNEVYRWPTDVIEHNGLTGIIVPIYDSKFFFRKGYETSDLIQGKEKNGKWFAGSKFRNPHFPLRVAKSELGDWLSYFQVCVNLTRGVKKMHAMGLAHSDLSYNNVLIDPINKSACMIDLDGLVVPGLFPAEVIGTAEFIAPEVLSTKHLNKTDPDRKLPSRLTDLHALPVLIYMFLLHRHPLKGGKVHDLDTEKDDLLSMGEKAMFVEHPTDPTNRPKLNQVSKWDLPWADITKLPYTIIGPYLKTLFDKVFIDGLHNPMQRPNAEEWEIALLKTTDLMQKCHNALCEQKWYVFDNTNTPRCPFCNTAHKGTLPVLDLYYQFQETVWKPENHRLMVYNDQYLCQWHVNRNIARNEKLTAEQKVPVGYFTFYNDKWVFVNQKLTSLKDVTENKEIPIGTMLELTDGKKILLSKEGGGRVIVVTMANK
- the dut gene encoding dUTP diphosphatase is translated as MKIQIINKSQHALPNYETIASAGMDLRANLTEVITLKPLERAIVKTGLFIELPIGYEAQVRPRSGLAAKRGVTVLNSPGTVDADYRGEIGVILVNLSNEEFVIENGERIAQLIIAKHERAEWIEVEELSETSRGEGGFGSTGVK
- a CDS encoding DUF475 domain-containing protein, giving the protein MNELILHISTLWQEIISHPGASLAIIGNLIIIESLLSVDNAAVLATMVMDLPQNQRDKALKYGIWGAYFFRGLAMIFAAFLIKIWWLKPLGGLYLLYLVYDYWKSKQTESEDDDTIDKESNWLYKLTVGSLGTFWATVCLVELMDMAFSIDNVFAAVAFTPNIILVCIGVFIGILAMRFIAQWFVKLMEKYNFLETAAFIVIAILGIKLTLSLVEHFYPESPFSVFLGSHTADIGISVLTVAIFFIPILTSIFFNFPKKNLVSSND
- a CDS encoding sugar phosphate nucleotidyltransferase gives rise to the protein MKIIVPMAGRGSRLRPHTLTVPKPLIPVAGKSIVHRLVEDIAKILKEPIEEVAFILGDPAFFGDDLVASLEELAGSLGAKASIYRQDLPLGTGHAIMCAKESLSGPAVIAYADTLIRADFELDPEADAVIWVKQVEQPEAFGVVKLNDYNEIVELVEKPKEFVSDLAVIGIYYFKEVGDLKKELQGVLDNNIQNGGEYQINDGIKAMMTNGKVFKTGSVDEWMDCGNKDVTVETNSRMLGFLHNDGEHLVDYDVKLENSTIIPPCYIGENVVLKNTTIGPNVSIGKGCHVSDSVIKNSLVQTFSQIKNASLDNAMIGNHVVYDGKFSSISIGDYSVLE
- a CDS encoding oligosaccharide flippase family protein, whose translation is MGLYKNLFKQTAIYGLATVLPRMLSFLLVRLYTGILPTAEYGEVSIVLSWMVFFNVVLSYGMETAFFRFYSNEEDKKNVIATSTISIFWSSIIFLFAALIFRNTLASLAEVDVQYVTYTIWILVLDALVLIPFSKLRANQRPKVYAAIKIGNVLINLLLNIFFLMYLPKLAASNPNSVWDNLYVENFQIAYIFIANLLASLATFIVLSPNYLSLGRKFDPVLWKKMMKYGLPILVAGLAFAVNEHFDKILLGYLLPENLAKSEVGAYSACYKLGLFMVLFATAFRLGIEPFFFSHAKSENAPQTYAVITKYFVILGSLILLGVIVFADVLKYLLLDNKSYWEAMKVVPLIILANFFLGIYNNLSVWYKLTDKTQIGAYISIVGAILTLVLNYYLIPKYSYYGSAIATISAYGSMMLISYILGNKYYPIPYDMNKIGAYLGISIVFSAISFYGFRENYFVGIPLFLGFIYFVYHNEKDTIKGIMNKK